The Xanthomonas rydalmerensis genomic interval GTCGGGCACGGTCGCCGGATCCGGTTCAACCTGCGCCGGCGGCGGCGCGTGGCCGCTCTTGCCGGCGGCCTGCGCGGCCAGCCACGACTGGATGTCGTCCGGCGGCACGTCCATCAGCCGCAGCGCGCCTTCCATCACGTTGTGGAACACCGGCGCCGAGACCAGGCCGCCGTAGTACTTGGCGCCCTGCGGGTCGTTGATCACGATGACCGTGGCGAAACGCGGGTTGCTCGCCGGCACCAGGCCCGCGAACAGCGCGTTGTAGTGGCCGCGCTCGTAGCCGCCGGGGCCGGCCTTGCGCGCGGTGCCGGTCTTGCCGGCGACGTGGTAGCCCAGGATCGCCGCGCCCTTGGCGCCGCCCTGGGTGACCACGGTCTCCATCATCGCCACCACTTCCTTGGCGATCGCCGGGTCCAGCACCTGCTTGCTGTCCTCGTGCTGACCCTTGACGAAGGTCGGGGTCACCAGGCGGCCGCCGTTGCCCAGCGCGCAATAGGCGCGGGCGATCTGCAGCGGCGTCACCGACAGGCCGTAGCCGTAGGACATGGTGGTCTTGGACGAACCGCTCCAACGCGCCGGCGACGGGAACACGCCGGCCGATTCGCCGGGGAAGCCGCTGTGCGGGGAGCTGCCGTAGCCGTAGCTGTGGACCTGGTCGTAGAAGGTCTGGTCCGGCAGCTTGGCCGCGATCTTGGCCGCGCCGATGTTGGAGCTGCGGGTGATCACCCCGGTCACGGTCAGCACGCCGTTGTTGCGCGGCACGTCCTTGATGGTGAAGCGGCCCACGGCCATGTAGCCGGGGTTGGTGTCGATCAGCGTGTCCTTGGTCACCACCCCGGCCTTGAGCGCGGTGGAGATGGTCAGCGGCTTCATCGTCGAGCCCGGCTCGACCAGGTCGGTGACCGCGCGGTTGCGGCGCACGTCCGGGTTGACCCCGTTGACCGCATTGGGGTTGTAGGTCGGCAGGTTGACCATGGCCAGGATCTCGCCGGTGGCCACGTCCATGATCACGATCGAGCCGCCGGCGGCCTTGTTCTCGACCAGCGCGTTGCGCAGTTCCTTGTAGGCCAGGAACTGGATGCGGCGATCGATGCTCAGGGTCAGGTCCTTGCCCGGCTGCGCCGGCTTGACCAGGTCGATGCTCTCGACGATCGCGCCCTTGCGGTCGCGGATCACCCGCTTGGCGCCCGGCTTGCCGCGCAGCCAGGAATCGAATGCCAGCTCCAGCCCTTCCTGGCCGCGGTCGTCGATGTTGGTGAAGCCCAGCACGTGCGCCATCGCTTCGCCCTGCGGGTAGAAGCGGCGGAATTCGCGCTGCGAGAACACGCCGGGGATGCCCAGCGCGACCACCGCATGCGCCTTGTCCGGGTTGATCCGGCGCTTGAGGTACATGAACTCCTTGTCCGCCTTCTGCGACAGCTTGGCGGTCAACTCGTCGACCGGCAGCTCCAGCGCCTGCGCCAGCTGCGGGATGCGGTCCGGGCTGCGCAGCAGTTCCTGCGGATTGACCCAGATCGACTCCACCGGCGTGGACACCGCCAGCGGCTCGCCGTTGCGGTCAGTGATCATGCCGCGCGAGGTGGCGATCGGCAGTTCGCGCAGATAGCGCGCCTCGCCCTGCCGTTGGTAGAAGTCGCTGTTGATCAGCTGCACGTAGGCCGCACGGCCGATCAGGGTCACCGAGCACAGGCCCAGCGCCGCGCCGACCAGCACCAGGCGGCCACGCAGGTTGAAGTTGCTGCGGGTGCGGTTGCGTCCGCTCTTGCTCACGGGCGCACCACCACGATGTCGCCGGTCTCGGGGAACTTCATTCCCAGCCGCTCGCGCGCGACCTGGTCGACGCGATTGCTCTCGGCCCAGGTCGCCTGCTCCAGCTGCAACCGGCCGAACTCGATGTTCAGCTCGTCGCGGTTGTGCTCCAGCCGCGACAGCTCCACGAACAACTGGCGATGGCGATGGCGCATGTACACGACGCCGATCGCCGAGGCGATGGTGCAGGCGAGCAGCACGATCAGCAGCAACCGGCTCATGGGGCGTCTCCGTGCGGAGACGCCGGGATTGGGGAGTGGGGATTGGAGATTGGGGAGGAGCGCTCGTCGAATCCCGAATCCCCACTCCCCAATCCCAGCTTCTCAGCCACCCGCAGCACCGCACTGCGCGCGCGCGGGTTCACCGCCAGTTCGTCGGCGTCGGCCTTGATCGCGCCGCCATGCAGGCGCAGGGTCGGCACGAACGTGCTGGCCTCGGGCAGGCGACGGTTGCTCGGCGGAGCCTTGGCGTGGCGCTGCATGAACTGCTTGACGATGCGGTCTTCCAGCGAGTGGAAGCTGATCACCGCCAGGCGGCCGCCGGGCTTGAGCCGGGCCAGCGCCGCGTCCAGGCCGGTCTCCAGATCGGCCAGTTCGCGGTTGATATGGATGCGGATGGCCTGGAAGCTGCGCGTGGCCGGGTGGGTCTTGCTGTCGCCGCGCGGCATCACGCTGGCGATCAATTCGGCCAACTCGGCGGTGCGGGTCAGCGGCTGCTTCTCGCGGCGGGCGACGATGGCGCGAGCGATGCGCCGGCTCTGCCGCTCTTCGCCGTAGGTCCACAGCACGTCGGCGATCTCGCGCTCCTCGGCGCGCGCCAGCCACTGCGCCGCGCTCTCGCCGGCCTCCGGGTCCATGCGCATGTCCAGCGGGCCGTCCTTGCCGAAGGAGAAGCCGCGTTCGGCCACGTCCAGCTGCGGCGAGGACACGCCCAGGTCGAACAGCACCCCGTCCAGGGCGGTGGCGGCGTCCCACTGGCCCAGCTCGGCGAAGCTGCCGCGATAGATGGACACGCGCGCGTCGCCGCCGAACGCATGTTCGGCTTCGGCGATCGCCTCGGGGTCCTTGTCCATCACCAGCAGCCGGCCTCCTGGGCCGAGTTTGTGCAGCACCCCGCGCGCGTGTCCGCCACGCCCGAACGTGCCATCCAGATAGATTCCGTTTTCGATCACCTGCAGCCCGTCCAGGACCTGCGCGAACAACACCGGCACATGCGCCGCCGATGGTTGCGACACCGGGAGGTGACCGGCCTGCGCCTGTCCGCGCATCCGGACACCCCGACTCACAACTTCAGATCGAGCAATCCATCGCCCAGATCCTCGTCAGACAATGTCTGCTGGATCAGTGCGCGATGAGCCTGCTCGCTCCACAGTTCGAACTTGTCGCCCATGCCCAACAGCACGGCGCGCTTTTCAATGCCCACCGCGGCGCGATGGCTCGGCGGAATGGTGATGCGGGCGTTGGCATCCAGCTCCAGCGCCGCCGACGAACCCACCAGCTTCTGCTGCAGGACCCGCACCACGCGCTGGGTGTTGGGCTTGGCCATGACGTCGTCACGGACCCGCTCCCACTCCTTCTCCGCATACAGCCACAGGCAGCCGGCCTCGAACGGGTTGTAGGTCAGCACCAGCCGATTGCCGCTCACGCGCGCGACGAGGTCGCGGTACGCGGTGGGAACCGCCATACGCCCCTTGTCGTCCACAGTGATTGCGGTCTCGCCCTGAAACACGACGCCTGCACCTTTCCGAATCCGCCTGGGCGGTCATTGAACCACGAAAAACCACAAAAAACCCGGTTTCCCCTCAAGTGCCCACCTTAGCAGCGCGCAACAGGTTGTCAACAACTTTGCGAGCGGCAAATCGCTAGCGGGATCAATGGTTTGCAGCAATCTTTAGAGACTTGTTCAAGGCTTATCCACAAGTTACTGTTTCGTCTCAAATTTTGAGATTGAACGGAAATTCAGGCCTGTGTACGGGGCGTTAAGGCCATCGTCACCGGCCGTCGACACGGCACATGGACTCGCACCCGGTTGCGCAAGCGCGCACACTGCGGCGCATGTGTCTGGTCGTTCTCGCGCACGCTGCGCACCCGCGATGGCGCTTGCTGCTGGTCGGCAACCGCGACGAATTCCACGCCCGCCCGACCGCGCCGCTGCAGCGCTGGCCGGCCCCGGCGCAACGCCTGCTGGCCGGGCGCGACCTGCGTTCCGGGGGTACCTGGGTGGGGCTGGACGAGGCCGGCCGCTGCGCCGTGGTCACCAATGTGCGCGACCCGCTGGCGTCGATGTCCGGCGCTTCGCGCGGCGCCCTGATCGCCGACTACCTGACTGGCGCGCAGCCGGCCGCCGCCTTCGCCGAGGCACTGGCGGCGCGCGCCGACGCCTATCCGCCGTTCAACCTGCTGCTGGCCGATGCCGCCGGCGCCGCCTACGTCGGCAACCACCCGCCCGGCCGCAGCGCCCTGGCGCCCGGCGTGCACGGCATGTCCAACGGCGCGCTGGACGCGCCCTGGCCGAAGACCCTGCGCCTGCGCACTGCCGTGACCGCCTGGATCGCGGCCGGCGACGACGACCTGGCGCCGCTGTGGCGGGCGCTGGCCGACGAGACCCTGGCCGACCCGGCCGACCTGCCCGACACCGGGGTCGGCCCGGAACTGGAGCGGCGGCTGTCGCCGGCCTTCATCCGCGGCCACGACTACGGCACCCGCGCCAGCACCATCGTCGCGGTGGACGCCGCCGGCCACGGCTGGATCCACGAGCGCCGGTTCGGCCCGGATGGGGTGTTCCTGGGGGAGACGCGGCTGGAGAACCGGGACTCGTGACCCGGGATTCGGGATTCGGGATTCGGGAAGCATGGGATGAGGCGCGAAATCGCTGTCAGCGACCTGATACAAAAAGCGGCGATTTTCGTGGGAGGAACTTCAGTCCCTCCCACAATGCAATCGCAACCGCCCTGCACTCGCGGAAAAATCCCGAATCCCGAATCCCGAATCCCGGGCTCCGGCTTAACATGCGACAATGCGCGCGGCGGAGTCGGCCAGACAGTCGCGTCATCCCCTCGCACTTCGGTGCGGCGGGATGCCGAGGAAAGTCCGGGCTCCATAGGGCAAGGTGCCAGGTAACGCCTGGGCGGCGCGAGCCGACGGACTAGTGCAACAGAAAGATACCGCCTACGTCTGCGCAAGCAGGCCGGTAAGGGTGAAATGGTGCGGTAAGAGCGCACCGCGAGTCCGGTAACGGACCGGCACGGCAAACCCCACCTGGAGCAAGACCAAATAGGGACCTCATGGCGCGGCCCGCGTCGGGTCCGGGTAGGTTGCTCGAGCGTACCGGTGACGGTGCGCCTAGAAGAATGACTGTCCACGACAGAACCCGGCTTATCGGCCGGCTCCGCCGCTTTTTTCTACGCCCCCTGCCCACCGCTGGCCGGGGACAGCCGCCCGGCCTGTCCAGACGGGCCACTATTGCGCTGCGCCAGTCACCATGGCGACGAATTCGGGGCCGGTCATGTTCCTGGTGGGTTCGGCGAACGAGTAGCTGGCCGACTTTTCGTCGATGAAGATTTGCGACGTCAACGCGAAGCCGGAAGGATCCTCGAAGAGGTGAACGGACAGCGCGTGGTGCGTCCCGTCCTTGGACCGCCACATCAGCGTACTGCCGCAGACCTTGCAGAAGCACCGCTCCCCCCATTCGGACGAGGCATACACGCCCACGTTCTCTGCGTTCTCGACCTCGACGTCGCGGCATTCCACCGCGAGGAATACGCCGCCGGACCAGCGACGGCACATCGAACAGTGACACGCCCCCATTTCGCGGGCGGAAAACGTCGCCTGCAGCCGAACGGCGCCGCAGAGACACGCGCCCTGCTCCTTCGCAACTGCTGTGCTCATGGTGTGCCCTTTCATCAAAGAAGCAGAAATGGAACGCCGCTACAGCCTGGCACGGGTGGTGCCGAACGCCCGGCCTACTGCCACGTCAGCCGCCGTACAAGGCCTTTCGCGAAGCACCGGTCAGTTCGGCGGCCAGCTTGGCGGCGGTGGACGGCGGCAGGTGCTCGCTGAGCTTGGCGTAGACGCGGCGGCCCTCGGCCAGTTGCGCGTCGGCGTCGTCGCCGGCGCCCTGCACCATCAGCACGAACTCGCCCTTGCGCTGGTTGTCGTCGGCCTCGACCCGGGCGTGCAGGTCGGCCAGGGTCCCGTCGAGCACGGTCTCGAACAGCTTGGTCAGTTCGCGCGCCAGCACCGCCGGGCGGGCATCCCCGAAAGCAGCGCGGCAGTCGGCCAGGGACTCGGCGATGCGGTGCGAGGCTTCGTAGAACACCAGGGTGCGCGGCTCGCCGGCCAGACGCAGCAGGCGCTCGCGGCGCGCCGAGGCCTTGGCCGGCAGGAAGCCCTCGAAGGCGAAGCGGTCGCTGGGCAGGCCGGCCACGCTGAGCGCGGCGATCACCGCACAGGCGCCGGGCACCGGACTGACCCGCACTCCGGCCGCGCGCGCCGCGCGCACCAGGCGGTAGCCGGGGTCGCTGACCAGCGGGGTGCCGGCGTCGCTGACCAGGGCCAGCGACTGGCCCTCCAGCAGGCGCGCGACGATGCGCTGGGACAGCGCCTCCTCGTTGTGTTCGTGCAGCGCCAGCAGCGGCCGCTCGATGCCGAAGTGGGCCAGCAACTGGCCGCTGCGGCGGGTGTCCTCGGCACAGATCGCCGCCACCGAGCGCAGCGTCTCCTGGGCGCGCGGCGTCAGGTCGGCGAGATTGCCGATCGGCGTGGCGACGACATGCAGGGTTCCGGGCTGGGCGCTCATCTACGGCTTTCCATGGTCAAGGGTAGAATCGTAGCGGTTTTCCCCGGCGCGCCCGGCGTGCCCAGCCGAATGGACCAGAAATGAACAAGCGATTCGCAAGGATTTCCGCCCTGTCGCTGCTGGCGTTGCTCATCGCCGGCTGCGCCACCTCCAGCGTGACGCCGAGCGCCTCGCCGGCCCAATCGGCGGCGCTGGCGCTGCTGGACCAGGGCAAGCCGCGGGACGCGGCGCAGCAGCTCGAGGCGCAGGCCGCCGGCGCCACCGGCAGCGAGCGCAACCAGTTGCTGGGCGACGCCGCCTTCGCCTGGTACGAGGCCGGCGACGCCGCGCGCGCGCGCAGCCTGCTGGCACAGGTGCAGGTGCGGCAGTTGCCGCCGCTGAGCAAGGTGCGGGTGGCGCTGGTCGAGGCCGAACTGGCCCTGGCCGACCGCCAGCCGGCCAAGGCGTTGCAGGCGCTGGGCAGCGATCCGCAGGCGGTGCCGCAGAACCTGCGCGCGCGCTGGCACCTGGCCCGCGCGCAGGCGCTGGAAGGCACCGGCGATGCCACCGCCGCGCTGGACGAGCGTGCCCGCGCCGACAACGGCCTCAGCGGCCAGGCGCGCAGCGACAACCAGCGCGCCATCGTGCGCCAGCTCGCAACGCTCAACGACGCCACCCTGCAGGCGCGCGCCGCCGCGCTGCCGGCCGGCGACCCGCTGTACAACTTCGTCGGCCGCGCGCTGCTGAGCCGCGGCCTGGCGCTGCCGCGTCCGTTCGACCGCGGCGAGCAGTGGGGCTTCGACACCAGCAAGCGGCCGCCGGCCGAGCGTGACGGCTACCGCCCGCCGGCCAAGCTGGCGGTGCTGCTACCGCTGAGCGGCAGCCTGGCCACCGCGGCCGCGCCGGTGCGCGACGGCCTGCTCGCCGGCTACTACGGCGAGACCCGCCGCCGTCCTGCGATCGACTTCATCGACACCACCGGCACCCCGGCCGGGGCGCTGGCCGCCTACCAGAAGGCGGTCGACGGCGGCGCCGATTTCGTGGTCGGCCCACTCGGCCGCGACGAGGTCACCGCGCTGTTCGGGCGCGACGCGCTGCCGGTGCCGTTGCTGGCGCTGAACCGCGGCACTCACGCGCCGCCGGGCGGCAGCGCCGGTTTCTCGCTGGCGCCGGAAGACGACGGCATCGCCGCCGCCGAGTACCTGCTGGCGCACGAGCGCCGCAACACGCTGGTGATCGGCAGCAACGACGACAACGGCCGCCGCGCGGTGGCCGCGTTCCGCGACCGCTTCAGCGAGCGCGGCGGCAAGGTCGCCGGCAGCGTCAGCGTGGCCGACACCCCGGGCGACATCGGCGCGCAGCTGCGCAACGCCGGTGCCGCCGACTCGGTGCTGCTGGCAGTGAAGGGCAACACCGCCCGCGTGCTGGCGCCGCAGTTGGCGCTGGCCGGTTTCGCCGGCAAGACCCGGGTGGCGACCTCGCAGCTGGTGCTGGGCACCGGCAAGCCGGAGGACGACCTGGTACTGGACGGCATCGTCTACCCGAGCGAACTGTGGAACGTGCGTGGCGTCGGCGGCCTGCCGGCGGCGACCAGCGTGGCCGACATGCTGCCGACCGCGCGCGGCCCGGCCGCGCGCCTGTTCGCCTTCGGCTACGACGCCTGGCAGATCACCGCGTACCTGGAAAAGCTGGCGACCGGCAAGGACAGCGGCCTGCGCGGCGCCACCGGCGTGCTGCACCTGGACGGCTTCGGCAACATCGTGCGCACCCCGGCCTGGTCCACCTTCAGCGGCGGGCGCCCGACCCCGCTGCCCGATGGAAACTGAGCGGCGCCGACGCGGCAACGCGGTGGAAGCGGCGGCGCGCGCCGAACTGGAGCGCGCCGGCCTCCGCCTGATCGCCGCCAACGTCGCCTTCCGCGGCGGCGAGCTGGACCTGGTGATGCAGCAGGCGCAGAGCCTGGTGTTCGTCGAAGTGCGCTACCGGCGCAGCAGCGCGTTCGGCGGCGGCGCGGCCTCGGTCGACCTGCGCAAGCGCCGCCGCCTGCTGCTGGCGGCGCAACTGTTCCTGGCCGCGCATCCGCAGTACGCCACCTGGCCGTGCCGTTTCGACGTGGTCGAGGCCGAGGGCGATCCGCCGCGGCTGACCTGGCTGCGCGACGCGTTCCGCGCCGAGGATTGCTGAGATGCCGAGCATCTTCACCCACGCCGCAGTGCCGCTGGCGCTGTGGGCCGCCGCCGACCGCGGGCGCATCTCCACGCGCCTGCTCGGCGCCGGCATCGTCGCGGCGATGCTGCCCGACGCCGACGTGCTCGGCTTCGCCCTGCACATCCCCTACGCCGACGCTTTCGGTCATCGCGGCGCCAGCCACTCGCTCTTGTTCGCGGCGGTGCTGGGCGTGCTCGGCGGATTGCTGCACCGTCCCTTGCGCGCCGGCGCGTTGCAGGCGGCCGTCTGGATGTTCGTCTGCACCGCCTCGCATCCACTGCTCGATGCGATGACCTCCGGCGGCCTCGGCGTGGCCCTGGCCTGGCCGTGGAGCGAGCAGCGCTGGTTTGCGCCGTGGCGGCCGATCCGGGTCTCGCCGTTCGCCAACGGCTTCTTCAGCGCGCGCGGCATGGCCACGCTGTGGTCCGAGCTGCGCTGGGTGTGGCTGCCGCTGGCGCTGGCGGTGCTCACCTGGAAACTGCTGCAGCCGCCCTCGCCCTCCGCTCCCTCTTCACCGCCTTCGCCATGACCACACCCCTCCCCGCCGCACTCACCGACACCCTCGCCGCGCTGCTCGGCGCCGACGGTTGGCGCACCGATGCCGACAGCCGCCGCAGCTACGGCGAGGACGATTCGCGGCGCTGGGCATTGGCCGACGCGGTGGCACTGCCGCAGACCCGCGAGCAGGTGCAGGCGATCGTGCGCGCCTGCCGTGCGCACCGCGTGCCACTGGTGGCGCGCGGCGCCGGCACCGGCACCGCCGGCGCCGCGGTGCCGTTCAGCGGCGGCGTGGTGCTGTCGTTCGCGCGCATGAACCGCATCGTGCAGTTGCGCCCGGCCGACCGCTGCGCGGTGGTCGAACCCGGCGTGCTCAACGGCGACCTGCAGCAGGCGCTGGCGCCGCACGGGCTGTTCTGGCCACCGGATCCGTCCAGCGCGGAGATCTGCAGCGTCGGCGGCAACCTCTCCACCAACGCAGGCGGGCCGCGCGCGGTGAAGTACGGCGCCACCCGCGACAACGTGCTCGGCGTGGTCGCGGTGACCGGCAGCGGCGAGCTGATCCGCTGCGGCGGCGCCTACACCAAGGACGCCACCGGCTACGACCTGACCCACTTGCTGGTCGGCAGCGAAGGCACCCTGGCGCTGATCGTGGAAGCGACGCTGAAGCTGTCGCCGCGGCCGCTGGCGCAGGCCGGCCTGCGCGCGCTGTACCGCGACGCCGCCGGTGCCGCCGCGGCGGTGTCGCGGCTGATGGCGCAGCCGAGCACGCCGACCATGCTGGAATTCATGGACCGCAGCGCGATCGCGCTGCTGCGTCGCAACGGCAGCGACGTGCCCGAGGCCGGCGCGATGCTGCTGATCGAGGCCGACGGCGACCACGACACCCTGCCCTACGCGCTGCAGGCGCTGGGCGCGGCGGCCGAGGGCGACGGCCTGCTGGCCCTGGACGTGGCCGCCGACGGCAGCGCACGCGACCGCCTGTGGGCCGCGCGCCGCGCGCTGTCGCCGGCGCTGCGCACGATCCGGCCCGGCAAGATCAACGAAGACGTGGTGGTGCCGGTGTCGCGCATCCCCGAGTTGGTTGCCGGTGTGGAAGCGCTGGCCGCCGAGTTCGACCTGCCGATCGTCGCCTTCGGCCATGCCGGCAACGGCAACCTCCACGTCAACATCATGTACGCGCCCGACGATGCCGACGAGACTGCGCGCGCGCAGGCCGCCCTGCCGCGGCTGTTTGCCCTGGTGCTGTCGCTGGAAGGCACGCTGTCGGGCGAACACGGCATCGGCGTGGCCAAGCGCGACTACATGGATCAGGCCTTCGACGCCGCCACCCTGGACGCGATGCGCGCGATCAAGCGGGCACTGGATCCGGATGGGATTCTCAATCCGGGGAAGGTGTTGCCGGAGGCTTGAGCGGGATTCGGGATTCGGGATTCGGGATTCGGGATTCGGGATTCGGGATTCGTAACAGCGTCTTTCGCGTGCGGATCCATTGCAACGTCGACCTAATCCTGATTTCCGTCGCTGTCGGGCTGTGTCCGTCGCGATACGCCCTGTGGAGCGACTTCAGTCGCGACGGGCCTTACCGAAAACGCGGGGTCGCGGCTGCAGCCGCTCCAACGAACACCGGGCAAGGCCGACGCGACACATCACGCGGACGGACACTGCACGCCGATGAAGCGCAACCCCACGCCCGGCTCGGTGGCGATGTAGCGCGGGGCCACCGCGCTGTCGCCGAGTTTCTGCCGCAGCTTGCCGACCAGGATGCGCAGGTAATGCGTGTCGTCCTGGTGGGTGGGACCCCACAGTTCGCGCAGCAGTTGCGGCTGTGTCACCACGCGGCCGCTGTGCCGCAGCAGCAGCGCGAGCAGCGCGTACTCCTTGCGGCTGAGCGGCAGCGCCTCGCCGTCCAGGCGCACCTCGCGCAGGCCCAGGTGGATGTGCAGGTGGCCGTCGTCGAACACCGGCTCGGCCTCGCCGGCCACCGGTTGCATGCGCAGCAGCACGCGGATGCGCGCCATCAGCTCCTGCACGCCGAACGGTTTGGTCACGTAGTCGTTGGCACCGGCGTCCAGCGCCTGCACCTTCTCGTCCTCGCCGGCACGCACGGTCAGCATGATTACCGGCACCGACGACCATTGCCGCAGTTCGCGCAGCACGCTGTGCCCGTCCTGGTCGGGCAGGCCGATGTCCAGCACCACCAGTTCGGCGCCGTGCGCGGCCAGTTGCGCCAGGCCGGCGGCGCCGGTGTCCGCCTGCAGCACGCGGTAGCCCTGCGCGCGCAGGCTGATGTCGAGGAACCGGCGGATCTGCGGCTCGTCGTCGATGACCAGCACGCGCGGCGGCGGAATCGGATCGGCGTGGGACTCAGTCGGCATCGGGGCGGGACGGCGGCGCGGCGGGTTCGATGAGCGGCAGGGTAATGCGGATTGTGGTGCCACGACCATCGGGGCCGGGCAGCGCCTCGACGCTGCCGCCGTGCGCGCCGATCATGCCCTGGCAGATGGTCAGGCCCAGGCCGGTGCCGTGGCGGCCGCGGTCGCCGCGCTCGACGCTG includes:
- a CDS encoding peptidoglycan D,D-transpeptidase FtsI family protein: MSKSGRNRTRSNFNLRGRLVLVGAALGLCSVTLIGRAAYVQLINSDFYQRQGEARYLRELPIATSRGMITDRNGEPLAVSTPVESIWVNPQELLRSPDRIPQLAQALELPVDELTAKLSQKADKEFMYLKRRINPDKAHAVVALGIPGVFSQREFRRFYPQGEAMAHVLGFTNIDDRGQEGLELAFDSWLRGKPGAKRVIRDRKGAIVESIDLVKPAQPGKDLTLSIDRRIQFLAYKELRNALVENKAAGGSIVIMDVATGEILAMVNLPTYNPNAVNGVNPDVRRNRAVTDLVEPGSTMKPLTISTALKAGVVTKDTLIDTNPGYMAVGRFTIKDVPRNNGVLTVTGVITRSSNIGAAKIAAKLPDQTFYDQVHSYGYGSSPHSGFPGESAGVFPSPARWSGSSKTTMSYGYGLSVTPLQIARAYCALGNGGRLVTPTFVKGQHEDSKQVLDPAIAKEVVAMMETVVTQGGAKGAAILGYHVAGKTGTARKAGPGGYERGHYNALFAGLVPASNPRFATVIVINDPQGAKYYGGLVSAPVFHNVMEGALRLMDVPPDDIQSWLAAQAAGKSGHAPPPAQVEPDPATVPDAAAEVDAALPSARAVAPPAPAALPAPLQETRQ
- the ftsL gene encoding cell division protein FtsL translates to MSRLLLIVLLACTIASAIGVVYMRHRHRQLFVELSRLEHNRDELNIEFGRLQLEQATWAESNRVDQVARERLGMKFPETGDIVVVRP
- the rsmH gene encoding 16S rRNA (cytosine(1402)-N(4))-methyltransferase RsmH, translated to MRGQAQAGHLPVSQPSAAHVPVLFAQVLDGLQVIENGIYLDGTFGRGGHARGVLHKLGPGGRLLVMDKDPEAIAEAEHAFGGDARVSIYRGSFAELGQWDAATALDGVLFDLGVSSPQLDVAERGFSFGKDGPLDMRMDPEAGESAAQWLARAEEREIADVLWTYGEERQSRRIARAIVARREKQPLTRTAELAELIASVMPRGDSKTHPATRSFQAIRIHINRELADLETGLDAALARLKPGGRLAVISFHSLEDRIVKQFMQRHAKAPPSNRRLPEASTFVPTLRLHGGAIKADADELAVNPRARSAVLRVAEKLGLGSGDSGFDERSSPISNPHSPIPASPHGDAP
- a CDS encoding division/cell wall cluster transcriptional repressor MraZ — translated: MAVPTAYRDLVARVSGNRLVLTYNPFEAGCLWLYAEKEWERVRDDVMAKPNTQRVVRVLQQKLVGSSAALELDANARITIPPSHRAAVGIEKRAVLLGMGDKFELWSEQAHRALIQQTLSDEDLGDGLLDLKL
- a CDS encoding NRDE family protein — protein: MCLVVLAHAAHPRWRLLLVGNRDEFHARPTAPLQRWPAPAQRLLAGRDLRSGGTWVGLDEAGRCAVVTNVRDPLASMSGASRGALIADYLTGAQPAAAFAEALAARADAYPPFNLLLADAAGAAYVGNHPPGRSALAPGVHGMSNGALDAPWPKTLRLRTAVTAWIAAGDDDLAPLWRALADETLADPADLPDTGVGPELERRLSPAFIRGHDYGTRASTIVAVDAAGHGWIHERRFGPDGVFLGETRLENRDS
- a CDS encoding GFA family protein; the protein is MSTAVAKEQGACLCGAVRLQATFSAREMGACHCSMCRRWSGGVFLAVECRDVEVENAENVGVYASSEWGERCFCKVCGSTLMWRSKDGTHHALSVHLFEDPSGFALTSQIFIDEKSASYSFAEPTRNMTGPEFVAMVTGAAQ
- the rsmI gene encoding 16S rRNA (cytidine(1402)-2'-O)-methyltransferase, which gives rise to MSAQPGTLHVVATPIGNLADLTPRAQETLRSVAAICAEDTRRSGQLLAHFGIERPLLALHEHNEEALSQRIVARLLEGQSLALVSDAGTPLVSDPGYRLVRAARAAGVRVSPVPGACAVIAALSVAGLPSDRFAFEGFLPAKASARRERLLRLAGEPRTLVFYEASHRIAESLADCRAAFGDARPAVLARELTKLFETVLDGTLADLHARVEADDNQRKGEFVLMVQGAGDDADAQLAEGRRVYAKLSEHLPPSTAAKLAAELTGASRKALYGG
- a CDS encoding penicillin-binding protein activator, which produces MNKRFARISALSLLALLIAGCATSSVTPSASPAQSAALALLDQGKPRDAAQQLEAQAAGATGSERNQLLGDAAFAWYEAGDAARARSLLAQVQVRQLPPLSKVRVALVEAELALADRQPAKALQALGSDPQAVPQNLRARWHLARAQALEGTGDATAALDERARADNGLSGQARSDNQRAIVRQLATLNDATLQARAAALPAGDPLYNFVGRALLSRGLALPRPFDRGEQWGFDTSKRPPAERDGYRPPAKLAVLLPLSGSLATAAAPVRDGLLAGYYGETRRRPAIDFIDTTGTPAGALAAYQKAVDGGADFVVGPLGRDEVTALFGRDALPVPLLALNRGTHAPPGGSAGFSLAPEDDGIAAAEYLLAHERRNTLVIGSNDDNGRRAVAAFRDRFSERGGKVAGSVSVADTPGDIGAQLRNAGAADSVLLAVKGNTARVLAPQLALAGFAGKTRVATSQLVLGTGKPEDDLVLDGIVYPSELWNVRGVGGLPAATSVADMLPTARGPAARLFAFGYDAWQITAYLEKLATGKDSGLRGATGVLHLDGFGNIVRTPAWSTFSGGRPTPLPDGN
- a CDS encoding YraN family protein, with protein sequence METERRRRGNAVEAAARAELERAGLRLIAANVAFRGGELDLVMQQAQSLVFVEVRYRRSSAFGGGAASVDLRKRRRLLLAAQLFLAAHPQYATWPCRFDVVEAEGDPPRLTWLRDAFRAEDC
- a CDS encoding metal-dependent hydrolase — translated: MPSIFTHAAVPLALWAAADRGRISTRLLGAGIVAAMLPDADVLGFALHIPYADAFGHRGASHSLLFAAVLGVLGGLLHRPLRAGALQAAVWMFVCTASHPLLDAMTSGGLGVALAWPWSEQRWFAPWRPIRVSPFANGFFSARGMATLWSELRWVWLPLALAVLTWKLLQPPSPSAPSSPPSP
- a CDS encoding FAD-binding oxidoreductase, with the translated sequence MTTPLPAALTDTLAALLGADGWRTDADSRRSYGEDDSRRWALADAVALPQTREQVQAIVRACRAHRVPLVARGAGTGTAGAAVPFSGGVVLSFARMNRIVQLRPADRCAVVEPGVLNGDLQQALAPHGLFWPPDPSSAEICSVGGNLSTNAGGPRAVKYGATRDNVLGVVAVTGSGELIRCGGAYTKDATGYDLTHLLVGSEGTLALIVEATLKLSPRPLAQAGLRALYRDAAGAAAAVSRLMAQPSTPTMLEFMDRSAIALLRRNGSDVPEAGAMLLIEADGDHDTLPYALQALGAAAEGDGLLALDVAADGSARDRLWAARRALSPALRTIRPGKINEDVVVPVSRIPELVAGVEALAAEFDLPIVAFGHAGNGNLHVNIMYAPDDADETARAQAALPRLFALVLSLEGTLSGEHGIGVAKRDYMDQAFDAATLDAMRAIKRALDPDGILNPGKVLPEA
- a CDS encoding response regulator encodes the protein MPTESHADPIPPPRVLVIDDEPQIRRFLDISLRAQGYRVLQADTGAAGLAQLAAHGAELVVLDIGLPDQDGHSVLRELRQWSSVPVIMLTVRAGEDEKVQALDAGANDYVTKPFGVQELMARIRVLLRMQPVAGEAEPVFDDGHLHIHLGLREVRLDGEALPLSRKEYALLALLLRHSGRVVTQPQLLRELWGPTHQDDTHYLRILVGKLRQKLGDSAVAPRYIATEPGVGLRFIGVQCPSA